The nucleotide sequence CGTCCGTGGTCCGAGATCGTCGACGATGCGAGCGAGAAGATCGAGCGCATCATGCAGGATACCAGGCGGACCGGTATTTCCGCCTTTCGCCAGATCACGCAGCGGTTCCCGAGCGGCCTCGAGCTGCCGATGGAATTCACCACCGTGCTGCTCGGTGGTCGGGCCGGCATGCTGGCGATCGGCAAGAACCTCCAGGCCGTCGCCGAGCTGCAGGCGCGCCTGATCTCGGCCCAGCAGACCATCGAGCGCGACTATTGGAAGCTGCGCGAGATCGAGACCCGCTACCGGCTGGTGATCGAGGATTCCAACGAGGCCGTGCTGCTGACGAAGGTCTCGGACCTGCGCATCATTGAAGCCAACCGGACCGCCGCCGCGGCGCTCGGCGCCTCCGGGCGGCGCCGGGACAATCTGGTCGGCCGCGAATTCCTGCATGAAATCCCGCAGAAGGAGCGCGAGCCCGTCGAGCTGATGCTGAGGCGGGTGCGCGATCAGGGCAAGGCGCCGGGCATCGTGATCCATCTCGGCGAGGACGCTGCGCCCTGGATGCTCCGGGGATCGCTGATGACCAGCGATACCGCGCCGATGTACCTGCTGCAGATGGCGCCGATCGGCAAGTCCGCGCAGCCAGGGCCGGTCTCCGACGATCCGGAAGGGCTGATCGATAATCTTCCCGACGCGGTCATCAGCATCGACGGCACCGGCACCATCAAGCGCGCCAATCGGGCGTTCCTGGAGCTCGTGGAGATCGGCTCGAAGGAGGCGCTCATCGGCGAGAAGCTGAGCCGCTGGTTGACCCGCCCCGGCGCCGACCTCTCGGTACTGATCTCCAATGTCGAGCGCCATGGCACCGTTCGGCTGCTGTCGACCACCATCCAAGGC is from Bradyrhizobium sp. ORS 285 and encodes:
- the ppsR gene encoding transcriptional regulator PpsR, whose product is MAEFHGPRPDVTLLLDMDGVIREATLSPNMSAENVDVWLGRPWSEIVDDASEKIERIMQDTRRTGISAFRQITQRFPSGLELPMEFTTVLLGGRAGMLAIGKNLQAVAELQARLISAQQTIERDYWKLREIETRYRLVIEDSNEAVLLTKVSDLRIIEANRTAAAALGASGRRRDNLVGREFLHEIPQKEREPVELMLRRVRDQGKAPGIVIHLGEDAAPWMLRGSLMTSDTAPMYLLQMAPIGKSAQPGPVSDDPEGLIDNLPDAVISIDGTGTIKRANRAFLELVEIGSKEALIGEKLSRWLTRPGADLSVLISNVERHGTVRLLSTTIQGELGSETEVEISAAAHGLDGQRRIGLIMRNIARRLSPAAEHDNLRAALAGLNESVGKTPLRDLVRSTVEVVEQHYVRAALELANGNRTSAAEILGLSRQSLYAKLDRYNLSQLEESDEETEKGS